The genomic segment GGGGAGCGGTCGGCTATCTACGCGGAAACGGAGACATGGACACGTGCATTGTTATCCGCTCGGCCTTTGTGTCCAAGGGAGTAGCCATAGTTCAAGCTGGCGCGGGCGTAGTGCGTGATTCGCAACCGCAGTCCGAAGCCGATGAATCCCTGCACAAGGCATATGCCGTCCTGCATGCCATCGCCACGGCTGCGGGTGCACGATTGGAGGTCCAGCGATGAGTACACACGTCGTTTTGATTGATAACCACGATTCCTTTGTCTACAACCTCGTCGATGCATTCGCTGTCGCCGGTGTTCGTTGCACCGTGTTCCGCAACACGGTGCCCCCTGAGCACGTTATGGCGGCGAACCCAGATGTCATCTGTCTTTCCCCCGGACCTGGGCACCCACGCGATGCTGGGCACATGATGCAGCTTATCGACACCGCGATAGGCACTGTGCCCATCCTTGGCATCTGCCTCGGTTTCCAGGCGCTCTTAGAGCATTTCGGTGGCGTTGTGGCTCCTTGTGGACCAATGCACGGTGTCACCGACATCATGACACTCACTGACGAGGGCGCGGCCAGCCCCCTTTTTGCTGGACTAACTGTTGATGTTCCC from the Corynebacterium durum genome contains:
- a CDS encoding anthranilate synthase component II produces the protein MSTHVVLIDNHDSFVYNLVDAFAVAGVRCTVFRNTVPPEHVMAANPDVICLSPGPGHPRDAGHMMQLIDTAIGTVPILGICLGFQALLEHFGGVVAPCGPMHGVTDIMTLTDEGAASPLFAGLTVDVPDGDTQNSGRRVPVARYHSLGCVDVPKEFVSLGNCQSDAGEVTMAALTRDNLALGLQFHPESVLSPSGPHILNRSLELLLSASAKEK